The following are encoded in a window of Amycolatopsis solani genomic DNA:
- a CDS encoding GNAT family N-acetyltransferase, giving the protein MEEIVTQLEMTAADQLNPAPAVDGVALRPAEPGPLIRELHVRIGTPYRWPSASRSDTEWTRWLAEPGRRYRVIEYRGEVAGAADFEPRGGDDVEITTFGLLPEFVGRGLGGYALTLVVADAWTPPGARRVWLHTSTLDHPNALPNYLRRGFRGFSRPA; this is encoded by the coding sequence GTGGAGGAGATCGTCACGCAGCTCGAAATGACCGCCGCCGACCAGCTCAACCCGGCCCCGGCCGTCGACGGCGTCGCGCTGCGGCCCGCCGAACCCGGGCCGCTGATCCGCGAGCTGCACGTCCGCATCGGCACGCCGTACCGGTGGCCCAGCGCGTCCCGTTCGGACACGGAGTGGACGCGGTGGCTCGCCGAACCGGGGCGGCGGTACCGAGTGATCGAGTACCGCGGCGAGGTCGCCGGCGCCGCCGATTTCGAGCCGCGGGGCGGGGACGACGTCGAGATCACCACGTTCGGGCTGCTCCCGGAGTTCGTCGGCCGAGGACTCGGCGGGTACGCGCTCACCCTCGTCGTCGCCGACGCCTGGACGCCGCCCGGTGCGCGCCGTGTCTGGCTGCACACCTCGACGCTCGATCACCCGAACGCGTTGCCGAACTACCTGCGGCGCGGGTTCCGCGGCTTCAGTCGTCCAGCTTGA
- a CDS encoding DUF1330 domain-containing protein, whose amino-acid sequence MTAYGLAHLRPPAELSEEVFQYLERIQATLDPFGGEFLVHGAPVHVVEGEWPGGLVLIGFPSAAAAHEWYASPAYQAILRLRADHIPGDLVIVDGCGPDHDSAAMGAALRAAAVGRKAADSAVAAP is encoded by the coding sequence ATGACCGCCTACGGACTCGCCCACCTGCGCCCGCCCGCCGAGCTGTCCGAAGAGGTCTTCCAGTACCTCGAACGCATCCAGGCGACGCTCGACCCCTTCGGCGGCGAGTTCCTCGTGCACGGCGCCCCGGTGCACGTCGTGGAAGGCGAGTGGCCGGGCGGGCTCGTGCTCATCGGTTTCCCGAGCGCCGCCGCGGCGCACGAGTGGTACGCGTCGCCCGCCTACCAGGCGATCCTGCGGCTGCGCGCGGACCACATCCCGGGTGATCTGGTCATCGTGGACGGGTGCGGCCCCGATCACGACTCGGCCGCCATGGGTGCCGCGCTGCGAGCCGCCGCGGTGGGCCGAAAAGCGGCTGACAGCGCTGTCGCCGCCCCGTAG
- a CDS encoding TetR/AcrR family transcriptional regulator, with product MVRRNPERRAALLDAAIDVLAREGARGLTFRAVDQQAGVPAGTASNYFANRDEILKHAGERVYERLVDEAVIAGGLTGPRDRARVTELMHELVDRVAAFPTGFLALLELRLEATRRPELRDVLTRRIRADVDFNVAYHEKSGLPGDGTTVVLLWLALNWLIMERLTLPGLFSDDQRHDLVETLVDRLLAGQPALPPT from the coding sequence GTGGTGCGACGCAATCCCGAACGACGCGCGGCCCTGCTCGACGCCGCCATCGACGTCCTCGCCCGTGAAGGTGCGCGAGGGCTCACCTTCCGCGCGGTCGACCAGCAGGCCGGCGTCCCGGCCGGCACGGCGTCCAACTACTTCGCGAACCGTGACGAGATCCTCAAGCACGCCGGCGAACGCGTCTACGAGCGGCTGGTCGACGAAGCCGTTATCGCGGGCGGGCTGACCGGGCCGCGTGACCGGGCTCGTGTCACCGAGCTGATGCACGAGCTCGTCGACCGCGTCGCCGCGTTCCCCACCGGGTTCCTCGCCCTGCTGGAACTGCGGCTGGAAGCCACCCGCCGGCCGGAGCTGCGGGACGTGCTCACCCGCCGGATCCGCGCGGACGTCGACTTCAACGTGGCCTACCACGAGAAATCCGGGCTGCCCGGCGACGGCACGACGGTCGTCCTGCTGTGGCTCGCGCTGAACTGGCTGATCATGGAACGGCTGACGCTGCCCGGCCTGTTCTCCGACGACCAGCGCCACGATCTCGTCGAGACCCTCGTGGACCGGCTGCTGGCCGGGCAGCCGGCCTTACCCCCGACGTAA
- the priA gene encoding bifunctional 1-(5-phosphoribosyl)-5-((5-phosphoribosylamino)methylideneamino)imidazole-4-carboxamide isomerase/phosphoribosylanthranilate isomerase PriA — translation MTFTLLPAVDVADGQAVRLVQGEAGTETSYGSPLEAALAWQRDGAEWIHLVDLDAAFGKGSNRELLAEVVGKLDVQVEISGGIRDDASLKAALATGARRVNLGTAALEDPEWTARVIGEYGDRVAIGLDVRITEAGHRLSARGWTSDGGDLWEVLERLDRDGASRYVVTDVSKDGTLRGPNLELLRDVVARTDAPVIASGGVSSVADLVALAGLASDGVEGSIVGKALYAGAFTLPEALAAVAEV, via the coding sequence GTGACTTTCACGCTGCTTCCCGCTGTTGATGTGGCCGATGGCCAGGCCGTGCGACTCGTCCAGGGCGAGGCCGGCACCGAGACCTCCTACGGCAGCCCGCTGGAGGCCGCGCTCGCCTGGCAGCGCGACGGCGCCGAGTGGATCCACCTGGTCGACCTCGACGCCGCCTTCGGCAAGGGCAGCAACCGCGAGCTGCTCGCCGAGGTCGTCGGCAAGCTCGACGTCCAGGTCGAGATCTCCGGCGGCATCCGCGACGACGCGTCGCTGAAGGCCGCGCTGGCCACCGGCGCCCGCCGCGTCAACCTCGGCACCGCCGCGCTCGAGGACCCGGAATGGACCGCGCGCGTGATCGGCGAGTACGGCGACCGCGTCGCGATCGGCCTCGACGTGCGCATCACCGAGGCCGGCCACCGCCTCTCGGCCCGCGGCTGGACCTCCGACGGCGGCGACCTGTGGGAGGTCCTGGAGCGCCTCGACCGCGACGGCGCGTCCCGCTACGTCGTGACCGACGTGAGCAAGGACGGCACACTGCGCGGCCCGAACCTCGAGCTGCTGCGCGACGTCGTGGCCCGCACGGACGCCCCGGTGATCGCTTCGGGCGGGGTGTCGAGCGTGGCCGACCTGGTCGCGCTGGCCGGGCTGGCTTCGGACGGGGTGGAGGGGTCGATCGTCGGGAAGGCGCTGTACGCGGGCGCGTTCACGCTGCCGGAGGCTCTTGCCGCGGTCGCGGAGGTCTAG
- the hisH gene encoding imidazole glycerol phosphate synthase subunit HisH → MVILDYGSGNLRSAERAVARAGADVEVTADPHAAIEADGLVVPGVGAYSACMAGLLEVKGHRIIGKRLAGGRPVLGICVGMQILFSRGDEHGEETEGTGEWPGVVDRLNADVLPHMGWNTVRAPADSQLFAGLDPDERFYFVHSYAARKWELESGLSGQEPKVTWANHGEDFVAAVENGPLWATQFHPEKSGDAGARLLRNWLATL, encoded by the coding sequence GTGGTGATCCTCGACTACGGTTCCGGCAACCTCCGCTCCGCCGAACGCGCTGTGGCGCGCGCCGGGGCCGACGTCGAGGTCACCGCCGACCCGCATGCCGCGATCGAGGCCGACGGCCTGGTCGTGCCCGGCGTCGGCGCGTACTCGGCGTGCATGGCCGGGCTGCTGGAGGTCAAGGGCCACCGGATCATCGGCAAGCGCCTCGCCGGCGGCCGTCCCGTGCTCGGCATCTGCGTCGGCATGCAGATTCTCTTCTCCCGCGGCGACGAGCACGGCGAAGAGACCGAGGGCACGGGGGAGTGGCCGGGTGTCGTCGACCGGCTGAACGCCGACGTCCTGCCGCACATGGGCTGGAACACCGTCCGCGCCCCCGCGGACTCGCAGCTGTTCGCCGGGCTCGACCCGGACGAGCGCTTCTACTTCGTGCACTCCTACGCGGCGCGCAAGTGGGAGCTGGAGTCCGGCCTGTCCGGACAGGAACCCAAGGTGACCTGGGCGAACCACGGCGAGGACTTCGTCGCGGCGGTCGAAAACGGGCCGCTGTGGGCCACCCAGTTCCACCCGGAGAAGTCCGGCGACGCCGGTGCGCGGCTGCTGCGCAACTGGCTGGCGACCCTCTGA
- a CDS encoding acyl-CoA dehydrogenase family protein, whose translation MSRTPDPHDFLDLDAGLAEEERAIRDAVRAYAKDNLLDHVADWYETGSLPAAELAKGFGSLGLLGMHLEGYGCAGTSAVAYGIACRELEAVDSGLRSFVSVQGSLAMYAIHQWGSEEHRQEWLPRMATGDALGCFGLTEPDAGSDPGSMRTRAVRDGSDWVLSGTKMWITNGTVADVAVVWAQTDEGVRGFVVPTSTPGFTANEVKHKLSLRASLTAELVLDGVRLPSSAAFPEVRGLRGPLSCLNEARYGILFGVVGAARSCYEAALEYTLSRSQFGKPLAGFQLTQRKLADLLVEVNRTGLVALQIGRLKDAGTLHHNHVSFGKMANVRSALDAARTARSMLGANGISLEYPVMRHMANLETVLTYEGTEEMHALSLGQAITGLAAFR comes from the coding sequence ATGAGTCGCACCCCTGATCCGCACGATTTCCTCGACCTCGACGCCGGGCTCGCCGAGGAGGAGCGCGCCATCCGCGACGCCGTGCGCGCGTACGCGAAGGACAACCTGCTCGACCACGTCGCCGACTGGTACGAAACGGGTTCGCTCCCGGCCGCCGAACTGGCCAAGGGCTTCGGGTCGCTGGGCCTGCTCGGCATGCACCTGGAGGGCTACGGGTGCGCCGGCACCAGCGCGGTCGCGTACGGCATCGCGTGCCGCGAGCTCGAAGCCGTCGACTCCGGGCTGCGCAGCTTCGTGTCGGTGCAGGGCTCGCTGGCGATGTACGCGATCCACCAGTGGGGCAGCGAAGAGCACCGGCAGGAATGGCTGCCGCGGATGGCCACCGGCGACGCGCTGGGCTGCTTCGGGCTGACCGAGCCGGACGCGGGCAGCGACCCGGGTTCGATGCGGACGCGCGCGGTGCGCGACGGCTCCGACTGGGTGCTGTCGGGCACGAAGATGTGGATCACCAACGGAACCGTCGCCGACGTCGCGGTCGTCTGGGCGCAGACCGACGAAGGCGTCCGCGGGTTCGTCGTCCCGACGTCGACGCCGGGCTTCACCGCGAACGAGGTCAAGCACAAGCTGTCGCTGCGGGCGTCGCTGACCGCGGAGCTGGTGCTGGACGGCGTCCGGCTGCCGTCGTCGGCCGCGTTCCCCGAGGTCCGCGGCCTGCGCGGGCCGCTGTCCTGCCTGAACGAAGCCCGCTACGGCATCCTCTTCGGCGTCGTCGGCGCGGCGCGCTCCTGCTACGAAGCCGCGCTGGAGTACACGCTTTCGCGCTCGCAGTTCGGGAAGCCGCTCGCCGGGTTCCAGCTGACCCAGCGGAAGCTCGCCGACCTGCTCGTCGAGGTGAACCGCACCGGGCTGGTGGCGCTGCAGATCGGGCGGCTGAAGGACGCCGGGACGCTGCACCACAACCACGTCAGCTTCGGGAAGATGGCGAACGTCCGGTCGGCCCTCGACGCGGCGCGGACGGCCCGGTCGATGCTCGGCGCCAACGGGATTTCGCTGGAGTACCCGGTGATGCGGCACATGGCGAACCTCGAGACGGTGCTGACGTACGAAGGCACCGAGGAGATGCACGCGCTGTCACTCGGTCAGGCGATCACGGGGCTCGCGGCCTTCCGCTGA
- a CDS encoding NIPSNAP family protein, which translates to MTHIDFETVIELRRYTLHPGRRDELIELFEREFVEPQEAAGAHLFGLFRERASPDKFVWLRGFRSMEARRAALEEFYFGPVWKEHREAANATMIDSDDVLLLRPVRRGLSTPPPGSGLHVAISSPASPPDSAFAAFETEPSENTFPQLPVRTGGPFSVWFSRTPMGAAGELELEATTRSLIR; encoded by the coding sequence ATGACCCACATCGACTTCGAAACCGTCATCGAGCTCCGGCGCTACACCCTGCACCCGGGGCGGCGCGACGAGCTGATCGAGCTGTTCGAGCGCGAGTTCGTCGAGCCGCAGGAGGCGGCGGGCGCGCACCTGTTCGGGCTGTTCCGCGAGCGCGCGTCGCCGGACAAGTTCGTGTGGCTGCGCGGGTTCCGCTCGATGGAAGCACGCCGGGCGGCGCTGGAGGAGTTCTACTTCGGCCCGGTCTGGAAGGAGCATCGCGAGGCGGCGAACGCGACGATGATCGACTCGGACGACGTCCTGCTGCTGCGCCCGGTCCGGCGCGGCCTGTCCACGCCACCGCCGGGTTCCGGCTTGCACGTGGCGATCTCTTCGCCTGCCTCGCCACCGGATTCCGCGTTCGCGGCGTTCGAGACCGAGCCGTCGGAGAACACGTTCCCGCAGTTGCCGGTCCGCACCGGCGGTCCGTTTTCCGTGTGGTTCAGCCGGACGCCGATGGGGGCCGCGGGGGAACTGGAGCTGGAGGCGACCACGCGCTCACTGATCCGCTGA
- a CDS encoding NUDIX hydrolase, translated as MGFRIRPIALGLVWRGDALLVFEGRDDVKGETFYRPLGGGIEFGERGEEALRREFAEELDAELRVGKRLGVLENIFTWQGKSGHEITFLYDAEFTDSACYRREEMQILDDDAIARWVDVADFRDGSKILYPTGLLELLSADQ; from the coding sequence ATGGGGTTCAGGATCCGGCCGATCGCGCTCGGGCTCGTGTGGCGCGGCGACGCGCTGCTCGTCTTCGAAGGGCGCGACGACGTCAAGGGCGAAACGTTCTACCGGCCGCTCGGGGGCGGGATCGAGTTCGGCGAGCGCGGTGAGGAAGCCCTCCGGCGGGAGTTCGCCGAGGAGCTGGACGCCGAACTCCGGGTCGGCAAACGGCTCGGCGTGCTCGAGAACATCTTCACCTGGCAGGGGAAGTCCGGCCACGAGATCACCTTCCTCTACGACGCCGAGTTCACCGACTCCGCCTGCTACCGGCGCGAAGAGATGCAGATCCTCGACGACGACGCCATCGCGCGCTGGGTCGACGTCGCGGATTTCCGCGACGGCAGCAAGATCCTCTACCCCACCGGGCTGCTCGAACTCCTCTCAGCGGATCAGTGA
- a CDS encoding transketolase family protein produces MSSMREAFLSTTEEVLDADPDVAVVLADISAAQLAGAAQRHPDRVINVGIREQLLVSTGAGLALAGLRPIVHTFPSFLVERAFEQIKLDFSHQEVGGVLVSYGASYDMTTAGRTHQSPGDVALIDSLPGWTVHVPGHPDEARRLLLESIPGDGRIYLRLSAQENASPHLGVGFTRLRTGSRGVVVAVGPVLDRVLRATAGLDVTVLYASTIRPFDAAGLRAAALAAAPEVVLVEPYLAGTSAHWVAEALSDVPHRLRSLGVRRDTEVRTYGGIADHDLAHGLDAGSLALSIKDFLQG; encoded by the coding sequence ATGTCTTCGATGCGCGAAGCGTTCTTGAGCACCACCGAAGAGGTCCTCGACGCCGACCCGGACGTCGCCGTCGTGCTGGCGGACATCTCGGCCGCCCAGCTCGCGGGCGCCGCGCAGCGGCACCCGGACCGGGTGATCAACGTCGGCATCCGCGAGCAGCTGCTGGTCAGCACGGGCGCCGGGCTGGCGCTCGCCGGGCTCCGGCCGATCGTGCACACCTTCCCGTCGTTCCTCGTGGAGCGCGCCTTCGAGCAGATCAAGCTCGACTTCTCGCACCAAGAGGTCGGCGGAGTCCTGGTCTCCTACGGCGCGTCCTACGACATGACGACGGCGGGGCGCACCCACCAGTCCCCGGGCGACGTCGCGCTGATCGACTCGCTGCCCGGCTGGACCGTGCACGTGCCGGGCCACCCGGACGAGGCGCGCCGGCTGCTGCTCGAGTCGATCCCCGGTGACGGACGGATCTACCTGCGCCTTTCGGCCCAGGAGAACGCGTCGCCCCACCTCGGCGTCGGCTTCACGCGCCTGCGCACGGGATCGCGCGGAGTGGTCGTCGCCGTCGGGCCGGTGCTGGACCGCGTCCTGCGCGCGACGGCGGGCCTCGACGTCACGGTGCTCTACGCCTCGACGATCCGCCCGTTCGACGCCGCCGGCCTGCGCGCGGCCGCCCTGGCCGCCGCACCCGAGGTGGTCCTGGTCGAGCCGTACCTGGCCGGGACGTCCGCGCACTGGGTCGCGGAGGCGCTTTCCGACGTGCCGCACCGGCTGCGGTCGCTCGGTGTCCGCCGGGACACCGAAGTGCGCACCTACGGCGGCATCGCGGACCACGACCTGGCCCACGGGCTCGACGCGGGCTCACTGGCGTTGTCGATCAAAGATTTCCTCCAGGGGTAG
- a CDS encoding thiamine pyrophosphate-dependent enzyme codes for MTTATEPGYAGLPRLISLMTGDDKHSAAAESTVDVLWVLYDRVLDVTPENFREPDRDRFLLSKGHGPMAYYAVLTAKGFLAEAELATWSDPVSRLGHHPDRRRVPGVEISSGSLGHGLPIAFGTALGLRARGLTGPKVVTLVGDAELDEGSNHEAIVVAGRAGLENLTAVVIDNQSSTRGWPGGIARRFAVEGWETRTVSGRDHDALHDAFTAAHPGRPLAVVAVVEPKG; via the coding sequence ATGACCACTGCGACCGAACCGGGCTACGCCGGCCTGCCACGGCTGATCTCGCTGATGACCGGTGACGACAAGCACAGCGCCGCCGCGGAGTCCACTGTGGACGTCCTGTGGGTGCTCTACGACCGCGTCCTCGACGTAACGCCCGAAAATTTCCGCGAGCCCGACCGCGACCGCTTCCTGCTGTCCAAAGGACACGGCCCGATGGCGTACTACGCCGTGCTCACCGCGAAGGGCTTCCTCGCCGAAGCGGAACTCGCGACCTGGTCCGACCCGGTGTCGCGGCTCGGCCACCACCCCGACCGGCGCCGGGTCCCGGGCGTCGAAATCTCCAGCGGATCCCTCGGCCACGGCCTGCCCATAGCGTTCGGCACTGCACTTGGCCTGCGCGCCCGCGGCCTGACCGGGCCGAAGGTCGTCACGCTCGTCGGCGACGCCGAGCTCGACGAAGGCTCGAACCACGAGGCGATCGTCGTCGCGGGACGCGCCGGCCTCGAGAACCTCACCGCGGTGGTGATCGACAACCAGTCCTCCACGCGCGGCTGGCCGGGCGGCATCGCCCGCCGGTTCGCCGTCGAAGGCTGGGAGACCCGCACGGTGTCCGGCCGCGACCACGACGCGCTCCACGACGCCTTCACCGCCGCCCACCCCGGCCGCCCGCTCGCGGTGGTCGCCGTCGTCGAACCGAAAGGCTGA
- the soxR gene encoding redox-sensitive transcriptional activator SoxR has protein sequence MTRLAEHLSIGQVAERSGVPHTALRFYEEKGLISSERSAGNQRRYPRSVLRRIAFVRAAQRVGLSLEDISSALASLPEDHAPTKADWARLSRDWQHELDARIDALQRLRDRLTGCVGCGCLSLRSCALYNNDDELARYGPGASKLRPATEGGI, from the coding sequence GTGACGAGGCTCGCTGAACATCTCAGCATCGGACAGGTGGCGGAACGCAGCGGAGTGCCGCACACGGCACTGCGGTTCTACGAGGAGAAGGGGCTGATCAGTTCGGAGCGCTCGGCGGGCAACCAGCGCCGCTACCCGCGTTCGGTGCTGCGCCGGATCGCGTTCGTCCGCGCCGCGCAACGGGTCGGGCTTTCCCTGGAGGACATCAGCTCGGCGCTGGCGAGCCTGCCCGAGGACCACGCCCCGACGAAAGCCGACTGGGCGCGGCTGTCGCGCGACTGGCAGCACGAGCTCGACGCGCGGATCGATGCCCTGCAACGCCTTCGCGACCGCTTGACCGGCTGCGTCGGCTGCGGCTGCCTGTCCCTGCGCAGCTGCGCGCTCTACAACAACGACGACGAGCTGGCGCGCTACGGCCCGGGCGCGAGCAAACTCCGCCCGGCGACCGAGGGCGGCATTTAA
- a CDS encoding RNA 2'-phosphotransferase, with translation MNEKQLIRISKRLARHLRHDPAAIGLTLTPDGWANVETLLGALRAHGLTVTREQLDEVVERNNKRRFAFDETGTRIRASQGHSVTVDLGLPNAIPPAVLYHGTVSKFLDAIFHEGLRPMNRHAVHLSPTTDTARTVAARRGKPVILHIDAAAMTAAGHEFQVSANGVWLTATVPPTYLSHIP, from the coding sequence ATGAACGAAAAGCAGTTGATCCGCATCTCGAAGCGCCTGGCCCGCCACCTGCGCCACGACCCGGCCGCCATCGGCCTCACCCTCACCCCGGACGGCTGGGCGAACGTCGAAACCCTGCTCGGCGCCCTGCGCGCGCACGGACTCACGGTCACCCGCGAACAGCTCGACGAAGTCGTCGAGAGGAACAACAAGCGCCGCTTCGCGTTCGACGAAACGGGCACACGCATCCGCGCGAGCCAGGGCCACAGCGTGACGGTCGACCTGGGGCTGCCGAACGCAATCCCACCAGCGGTGCTGTACCACGGAACGGTCTCGAAGTTCCTCGACGCGATCTTCCACGAGGGCCTCCGCCCGATGAACCGCCACGCGGTCCACCTGTCACCGACAACCGACACAGCCCGAACGGTGGCGGCCCGCCGCGGCAAGCCGGTGATCCTGCACATCGACGCGGCCGCGATGACGGCGGCGGGCCACGAGTTCCAGGTGAGCGCCAACGGAGTCTGGCTCACAGCAACGGTGCCCCCGACCTACCTCTCCCACATCCCCTGA
- a CDS encoding TetR/AcrR family transcriptional regulator: MTAGPDGDTRTRLLQTALRLFTEHGVEGTSLQMIADALGITKAAVYYHFKTKAEITEAVAEPGVRDLDALVLRAAAQKRRGAQVDLLLEGFIDLVIRHRALVALFSSDPGLIRAIEKSAHGGMEGFGQALLGILAGPSPDTAARVNAMVTLTGIAMAGGSPDLASLGDDELRTELLDVGRRLLGRPRRRTPSAVPSL; encoded by the coding sequence ATGACCGCCGGCCCGGACGGGGACACCCGGACCCGACTGCTGCAGACCGCGCTGCGCCTGTTCACGGAACACGGCGTCGAGGGCACGTCGCTGCAGATGATCGCGGACGCGCTCGGGATCACGAAGGCCGCGGTCTACTACCACTTCAAGACGAAGGCGGAGATCACCGAGGCGGTGGCCGAGCCGGGTGTGCGCGACCTGGACGCACTCGTCCTGCGCGCGGCCGCGCAGAAGCGGCGGGGCGCGCAGGTGGACCTGCTGCTGGAGGGGTTCATCGACCTGGTGATCCGCCACCGCGCGCTGGTGGCGTTGTTTTCGAGCGACCCGGGCCTGATCCGCGCGATCGAGAAGTCCGCGCACGGCGGGATGGAGGGCTTCGGCCAGGCGCTGCTGGGCATCCTGGCGGGCCCGTCCCCGGACACGGCGGCGCGGGTCAACGCGATGGTGACGCTGACGGGCATCGCGATGGCGGGAGGCTCCCCGGACCTGGCCAGCCTGGGCGACGACGAGCTGCGCACGGAGCTGCTGGACGTGGGCAGGCGGCTGCTGGGACGCCCGCGCCGCCGGACGCCGAGCGCGGTGCCGTCCCTGTGA